The following proteins come from a genomic window of Taeniopygia guttata chromosome 25, bTaeGut7.mat, whole genome shotgun sequence:
- the SLC50A1 gene encoding sugar transporter SWEET1 isoform X4 — MVVSVLAGVCLAATLAMFATGLSDLRQMLATKSVENIQFLPFLTTDANNLSWLGYGCLKGDGTVITVNAIGAALQTLYILVYLYYSPAKAKVVRSKSTRCLSFPLTVTTLVASSSWTLYGLQLHDPYITVPNVPGILTSLVRFWLFQRYRPEQGKPYIPLPA, encoded by the exons ATGGTCGTGTCGGTGCTCGCCGGTGTCTGCCTGGCCGCCACCCTCGCCATGTTCGCCACCGGCTT GTCTGACCTGCGCCAGATGTTGGCGACCAAAAGCGTGGAGAACATCCAGTTCCTGCCCTTCCTCACCACTGATGCCAA CAACCTGAGCTGGCTGGGCTACGGCTGCCTGAAGGGGGACGGGACAGTGATCACCGTCAACGCCATcggggcagctctgcagaccCTCTACATCCTGGTGTATCTCTACTACAGCCCTGCCAAG GCCAAGGTTGTCCGGAGCAAGTCGACGCGGTGCCTGTCCTTTCCCCTGACCGTCACCACCCTTGtggcctccagcagctggacgCTCTATGGCCTGCAGCTCCATGATCCCTACATCACA GTCCCCAACGTGCCGGGGATCCTCACCAGCCTCGTGCGGTTCTGGCTCTTCCAGCGGTACAGACCAGAGCAGGGCAAGCCCTACATCCCCCTGCCTGCCTGA
- the SLC50A1 gene encoding sugar transporter SWEET1 isoform X3: MVVSVLAGVCLAATLAMFATGFNLSWLGYGCLKGDGTVITVNAIGAALQTLYILVYLYYSPAKRPVLLQVLLLLAVVVTGCGYFSMLVDAGTRLTRLGLFCSVFTISMYLSPLADLAKVVRSKSTRCLSFPLTVTTLVASSSWTLYGLQLHDPYITVPNVPGILTSLVRFWLFQRYRPEQGKPYIPLPA, from the exons ATGGTCGTGTCGGTGCTCGCCGGTGTCTGCCTGGCCGCCACCCTCGCCATGTTCGCCACCGGCTT CAACCTGAGCTGGCTGGGCTACGGCTGCCTGAAGGGGGACGGGACAGTGATCACCGTCAACGCCATcggggcagctctgcagaccCTCTACATCCTGGTGTATCTCTACTACAGCCCTGCCAAG cgccccgtgctgctgcaggtcctgctgctcctggctgtggtgGTCACTGGCTGTGGCTACTTCAGCATGCTGGTTGATGCTGGGACACGCCTGACGCGCCTGGGGCTCTTCTGCAGCGTCTTCACCATCAGCATGTACCTCTCACCGCTGGCTGACCTG GCCAAGGTTGTCCGGAGCAAGTCGACGCGGTGCCTGTCCTTTCCCCTGACCGTCACCACCCTTGtggcctccagcagctggacgCTCTATGGCCTGCAGCTCCATGATCCCTACATCACA GTCCCCAACGTGCCGGGGATCCTCACCAGCCTCGTGCGGTTCTGGCTCTTCCAGCGGTACAGACCAGAGCAGGGCAAGCCCTACATCCCCCTGCCTGCCTGA
- the SLC50A1 gene encoding sugar transporter SWEET1 isoform X2 encodes MVVSVLAGVCLAATLAMFATGLSDLRQMLATKSVENIQFLPFLTTDANNLSWLGYGCLKGDGTVITVNAIGAALQTLYILVYLYYSPAKRPVLLQVLLLLAVVVTGCGYFSMLVDAGTRLTRLGLFCSVFTISMYLSPLADLAKVVRSKSTRCLSFPLTVTTLVASSSWTLYGLQLHDPYITVPNVPGILTSLVRFWLFQRYRPEQGKPYIPLPA; translated from the exons ATGGTCGTGTCGGTGCTCGCCGGTGTCTGCCTGGCCGCCACCCTCGCCATGTTCGCCACCGGCTT GTCTGACCTGCGCCAGATGTTGGCGACCAAAAGCGTGGAGAACATCCAGTTCCTGCCCTTCCTCACCACTGATGCCAA CAACCTGAGCTGGCTGGGCTACGGCTGCCTGAAGGGGGACGGGACAGTGATCACCGTCAACGCCATcggggcagctctgcagaccCTCTACATCCTGGTGTATCTCTACTACAGCCCTGCCAAG cgccccgtgctgctgcaggtcctgctgctcctggctgtggtgGTCACTGGCTGTGGCTACTTCAGCATGCTGGTTGATGCTGGGACACGCCTGACGCGCCTGGGGCTCTTCTGCAGCGTCTTCACCATCAGCATGTACCTCTCACCGCTGGCTGACCTG GCCAAGGTTGTCCGGAGCAAGTCGACGCGGTGCCTGTCCTTTCCCCTGACCGTCACCACCCTTGtggcctccagcagctggacgCTCTATGGCCTGCAGCTCCATGATCCCTACATCACA GTCCCCAACGTGCCGGGGATCCTCACCAGCCTCGTGCGGTTCTGGCTCTTCCAGCGGTACAGACCAGAGCAGGGCAAGCCCTACATCCCCCTGCCTGCCTGA
- the SLC50A1 gene encoding sugar transporter SWEET1 isoform X1: MVVSVLAGVCLAATLAMFATGLSDLRQMLATKSVENIQFLPFLTTDANQVFVPHPCSNLSWLGYGCLKGDGTVITVNAIGAALQTLYILVYLYYSPAKRPVLLQVLLLLAVVVTGCGYFSMLVDAGTRLTRLGLFCSVFTISMYLSPLADLAKVVRSKSTRCLSFPLTVTTLVASSSWTLYGLQLHDPYITVPNVPGILTSLVRFWLFQRYRPEQGKPYIPLPA, from the exons ATGGTCGTGTCGGTGCTCGCCGGTGTCTGCCTGGCCGCCACCCTCGCCATGTTCGCCACCGGCTT GTCTGACCTGCGCCAGATGTTGGCGACCAAAAGCGTGGAGAACATCCAGTTCCTGCCCTTCCTCACCACTGATGCCAA ccaagtGTTTGTGCCACATCCCTGCAGCAACCTGAGCTGGCTGGGCTACGGCTGCCTGAAGGGGGACGGGACAGTGATCACCGTCAACGCCATcggggcagctctgcagaccCTCTACATCCTGGTGTATCTCTACTACAGCCCTGCCAAG cgccccgtgctgctgcaggtcctgctgctcctggctgtggtgGTCACTGGCTGTGGCTACTTCAGCATGCTGGTTGATGCTGGGACACGCCTGACGCGCCTGGGGCTCTTCTGCAGCGTCTTCACCATCAGCATGTACCTCTCACCGCTGGCTGACCTG GCCAAGGTTGTCCGGAGCAAGTCGACGCGGTGCCTGTCCTTTCCCCTGACCGTCACCACCCTTGtggcctccagcagctggacgCTCTATGGCCTGCAGCTCCATGATCCCTACATCACA GTCCCCAACGTGCCGGGGATCCTCACCAGCCTCGTGCGGTTCTGGCTCTTCCAGCGGTACAGACCAGAGCAGGGCAAGCCCTACATCCCCCTGCCTGCCTGA